A stretch of Abyssogena phaseoliformis symbiont OG214 DNA encodes these proteins:
- a CDS encoding histidine phosphatase family protein produces MKLDLLRHGIPIGGRIYRGNQDDPLSKKGWQQMLDVTQGKSWDYIASSPLMRCAEFAKYLSKNKNTRCKIFNSFEELGFGDWQGKSADSIGQTLVDNFKLDPVNHRPPDAENLYNFQARVLSSFKDIELHHTNESVLIVAHAGVIRVIKSYLLNLPIEKIFTIEVICASSERFDL; encoded by the coding sequence ATGAAACTAGACTTACTTAGGCATGGCATACCTATTGGTGGTCGTATTTATCGTGGCAATCAAGATGACCCTCTTAGCAAAAAGGGCTGGCAACAAATGCTTGACGTTACCCAAGGAAAATCCTGGGATTATATTGCCAGTTCACCTTTGATGCGTTGCGCTGAGTTTGCTAAGTATTTGTCTAAAAATAAAAATACGCGTTGCAAAATTTTTAATAGTTTTGAAGAACTTGGTTTTGGTGATTGGCAGGGGAAAAGTGCTGATTCTATTGGTCAGACATTGGTTGATAATTTTAAACTAGACCCTGTTAATCATCGACCACCTGATGCGGAAAACCTTTATAATTTTCAAGCACGAGTTTTATCCTCCTTTAAAGACATTGAACTTCATCATACTAATGAATCAGTTTTAATTGTAGCGCACGCCGGCGTTATCCGAGTGATTAAATCCTATTTATTAAACCTACCCATTGAAAAAATATTTACAATAGAAGTCATTTGTGCATCCAGTGAGCGCTTTGACCTTTAA
- the rplM gene encoding 50S ribosomal protein L13: MKTFSAKAHEVKRDWLLVDADGKTLGRLATQIASRLRGKHKPEYTPHTDTGDYIVVINASKVKVTGNKFEDKIYHHHTDYVGNLKSIAFKDLQAKKPEEIINKAVKGMLPKGPLGRDMFRKMKVFAGSEHTHGAQQPQVLDI, encoded by the coding sequence ATGAAAACATTTAGCGCTAAAGCACATGAAGTCAAAAGAGACTGGTTACTCGTTGATGCTGACGGTAAAACCTTAGGTCGTTTAGCAACGCAAATTGCCTCTCGTCTTCGTGGTAAGCACAAACCTGAATACACGCCGCACACGGATACGGGCGATTATATTGTTGTTATTAATGCTTCAAAGGTTAAAGTAACGGGTAATAAATTTGAAGACAAAATATATCACCACCACACAGACTATGTTGGTAACTTAAAATCAATTGCATTTAAAGATTTACAAGCCAAAAAGCCAGAGGAAATTATCAATAAAGCGGTAAAAGGTATGTTGCCAAAAGGCCCTTTAGGTAGAGACATGTTTAGAAAAATGAAAGTATTTGCAGGTAGCGAGCACACACACGGTGCGCAACAACCTCAAGTTTTAGATATTTAA
- a CDS encoding chorismate--pyruvate lyase family protein, producing MWSNLNQVSNIPSYVLTWLDDHQSLTAKLKQKFNRFSINVLSQAESLVHTDETELLNWHGQSVVREVELLGDNQVVVFARSIIPVTNDTQNLLKIGSKPLGEVLFNDKDIKRGQLQITHTHGTWGRRSIFTIGSTRVLVSEFFIKNLYAV from the coding sequence ATGTGGTCAAACTTAAATCAAGTGAGCAATATACCTAGTTACGTCCTTACTTGGCTTGACGACCATCAATCCTTAACCGCTAAATTAAAGCAAAAATTTAATCGTTTTTCAATCAATGTCCTATCACAAGCAGAATCTCTTGTACATACTGATGAAACAGAATTGCTTAATTGGCACGGCCAATCTGTTGTGCGTGAAGTAGAGCTTCTGGGAGATAATCAAGTTGTTGTGTTTGCCAGATCAATCATCCCTGTCACTAATGACACACAAAACTTATTAAAAATTGGCAGTAAGCCTTTAGGTGAAGTGTTGTTTAATGATAAAGACATTAAACGTGGTCAACTACAGATCACCCACACACATGGTACTTGGGGCAGGCGGTCTATTTTTACCATTGGCTCAACTCGAGTATTAGTAAGTGAATTTTTTATAAAAAATTTATATGCCGTATAA
- the cmoA gene encoding carboxy-S-adenosyl-L-methionine synthase CmoA: MRDNIFTKESDLVDFAFDAQVADVFDDMVKRSVPGYQSMIEMVGLSVKTYGQDNTNYYDLGASTGAASIALGINNPHSNNQIIALDNSPDMVKKCRQNLAGKIDNVNVICGDILDMRFENASIIVLNLTLQFITPSNRQTLIDKIYKGLNTNGALIVSEKIHFDNQQKQEQISRLHLDFKRANGYSELEIANKRQSIENILLTDNKQTHFKRFNTAGFKNSICHFQCLNFSSFLAVK; encoded by the coding sequence ATGCGCGATAATATCTTTACTAAAGAGAGTGACTTAGTTGATTTCGCCTTTGATGCACAAGTGGCTGATGTGTTTGATGATATGGTTAAACGCTCAGTGCCTGGTTATCAATCTATGATTGAGATGGTTGGTTTGAGTGTTAAAACTTATGGCCAAGACAATACTAATTATTATGACCTGGGTGCTTCAACAGGTGCCGCTTCCATTGCACTGGGCATCAATAACCCACACTCAAATAATCAAATTATTGCCCTTGACAATTCACCAGACATGGTTAAAAAATGCCGACAAAATTTAGCAGGAAAAATTGATAATGTTAATGTAATTTGTGGTGATATCCTTGATATGAGGTTTGAAAATGCATCCATTATTGTGCTTAATCTCACCTTGCAGTTTATTACACCGAGCAATAGGCAGACTTTAATTGACAAAATTTACAAAGGTCTAAATACGAATGGTGCGCTGATTGTTTCTGAAAAAATTCATTTTGATAATCAACAAAAACAAGAACAAATAAGCAGGTTGCACTTAGACTTTAAACGTGCCAATGGTTATAGCGAGCTTGAGATTGCAAACAAACGTCAATCGATTGAAAATATACTATTAACAGATAATAAACAAACCCACTTTAAGCGGTTTAACACAGCAGGCTTTAAAAACAGTATTTGTCATTTTCAGTGTCTTAACTTCTCTTCCTTTTTAGCGGTAAAATAG
- a CDS encoding glutaredoxin domain-containing protein: MKKNIIYCSDSCLFCQRAYQLLEKRGIPFKKYHVKNQDDWNEVKEKTGRETVPQVFINGFHIGGFDDLSTADQSGKLDEILNQP, translated from the coding sequence ATGAAAAAAAATATTATTTATTGCTCAGATTCTTGTCTTTTTTGCCAAAGAGCTTATCAATTGCTTGAAAAAAGAGGCATTCCTTTCAAAAAATACCATGTTAAAAACCAAGACGACTGGAATGAAGTCAAAGAAAAGACAGGTAGAGAAACCGTACCACAAGTATTTATTAATGGCTTTCATATAGGTGGATTTGATGATTTATCAACTGCAGACCAATCTGGAAAATTAGATGAAATTCTAAATCAGCCATGA
- a CDS encoding RidA family protein encodes MQKRIISTSKAPKAIGTYSQAVCITGGSSVYLSGQISLIPETMKIISGGIDEQINQVFKNLAAVCQKSNGNLKDIVKLNVYLTDLNNFPKVNEVMSTYFDEPYPARAVVGVSELPKGSMVEMDGIMVIEPCDYTY; translated from the coding sequence ATGCAAAAACGTATTATTTCAACTAGTAAAGCCCCTAAAGCAATTGGCACTTACTCTCAAGCAGTGTGCATTACTGGTGGCTCTAGCGTTTATTTATCCGGGCAAATCTCTCTAATACCAGAAACAATGAAAATAATCAGTGGCGGTATTGACGAACAAATTAATCAAGTTTTTAAAAATCTAGCGGCTGTTTGTCAAAAATCCAATGGTAACTTAAAAGATATTGTTAAGCTTAATGTCTATCTCACTGACCTTAATAATTTCCCAAAAGTTAATGAAGTTATGTCCACCTATTTTGATGAGCCCTATCCTGCACGTGCAGTAGTTGGTGTTAGTGAACTGCCCAAAGGCTCAATGGTAGAAATGGATGGCATTATGGTAATAGAGCCCTGTGACTACACCTACTAA
- the recG gene encoding ATP-dependent DNA helicase RecG, with protein sequence MYQLSEPIIALNGLGPKAQQKLNAIGVFNLEHLLFHLPIRYQDKTKLIKLNQARVGDEVLVQLNIERIEETSTRQRQLLCYLSDSNHQNLLLRFFHFNQYQKQNFIRGDIVQCFGEVKISRNGLEMHHPEYRLISKGQDNLLEKTLSPIYPLTANIHQAQMKKWIDIALETLQQSDLSDNFKNLANNSMPTLKQALNMLHHPKVDDNIEQISNFKHPSQQRLIIEELCAQRLSLLQLKDRRKSKQSNTFKIKSTLTKKVLNVLEFQLTKAQQRSIDDINSDLASNHPMLRLLQGDVGSGKTIVAVFACLQAIENGFQATIMAPTEILAAQHLQGFSNYLTPLGVDIAFLTGSQNATQKAKQLEKINSGKAQIIIGTHALFQAQVVFDKLGLVIIDEQHKFGVHQRLSLVQKAHNTPHQLVMTATPIPRSLTMSAYADLDCSVIDELPPGRKPTKTIALGNDKKDKVIEKIKQVCSTGNQVYWVCTLIEESEALRAESATNTHHYLQENLKELTVVLIHGKIHKDEKSAIMAQFFKGEIDVLVATTVIEVGVNVTNASLMVIENSERLGLAQLHQLRGRVGRGIGASICILMYQTPLSHSAFARLDTLRQTNDGFKIAQKDLELRGPGEILGTQQTGIANMKIANIVRDRYLLKQVHFYSEQFLKLGKDKQQALITRWITDDKSQYGNT encoded by the coding sequence ATGTATCAGTTATCTGAACCAATCATTGCATTGAATGGCTTAGGTCCAAAAGCACAACAAAAACTAAATGCCATTGGTGTTTTTAATTTGGAACATTTACTGTTTCACCTGCCAATACGTTATCAAGATAAGACCAAACTAATTAAACTAAATCAAGCTCGAGTAGGCGATGAAGTGTTAGTTCAACTGAATATCGAACGTATCGAAGAAACATCAACCCGTCAACGACAATTATTATGCTACTTGTCTGATTCTAATCATCAAAATTTATTGCTTCGATTTTTTCATTTTAATCAATACCAAAAACAAAACTTTATTCGTGGCGATATTGTTCAATGTTTTGGTGAAGTAAAAATTAGCAGAAATGGCCTAGAAATGCATCATCCTGAATATCGATTAATTTCCAAAGGTCAGGATAATTTACTAGAAAAAACACTCAGCCCCATCTATCCATTAACTGCCAATATTCATCAAGCACAAATGAAAAAATGGATTGATATTGCACTAGAAACCTTGCAACAATCAGACTTGTCTGATAATTTTAAAAATCTAGCAAACAATTCTATGCCCACCCTTAAGCAGGCCTTGAATATGCTACACCATCCTAAGGTTGATGATAATATTGAACAAATCTCTAATTTTAAACACCCTTCACAGCAACGTCTGATTATTGAAGAATTATGTGCACAACGACTTAGTTTGCTCCAACTCAAAGATAGGCGTAAATCCAAACAATCCAATACATTTAAAATTAAAAGCACTTTAACCAAAAAAGTATTAAACGTCTTAGAGTTTCAACTAACAAAGGCACAACAGCGTAGCATTGATGACATTAATTCAGACCTTGCATCGAACCATCCAATGCTTAGACTATTGCAAGGCGACGTAGGCTCTGGAAAGACCATTGTGGCTGTATTTGCTTGTTTGCAAGCAATCGAAAATGGCTTTCAAGCAACCATTATGGCACCCACTGAAATACTCGCTGCACAGCATTTACAAGGATTCTCAAATTATCTAACCCCTTTAGGCGTTGACATTGCGTTTTTAACTGGCTCACAAAACGCAACACAAAAAGCCAAACAACTTGAAAAAATCAACTCAGGCAAGGCACAAATTATTATTGGCACTCATGCACTATTTCAAGCCCAAGTTGTTTTTGATAAATTGGGCTTGGTAATTATTGACGAACAACACAAATTTGGCGTACATCAGCGTTTATCTCTTGTGCAAAAAGCACATAACACCCCCCATCAACTGGTCATGACTGCCACCCCTATTCCAAGGTCATTAACCATGAGTGCCTACGCAGATTTAGATTGTTCAGTGATTGATGAATTACCCCCTGGCAGAAAACCTACTAAAACCATTGCACTTGGTAATGATAAAAAAGACAAAGTGATTGAAAAAATCAAACAAGTTTGTAGTACTGGCAATCAAGTGTATTGGGTATGTACACTGATTGAAGAATCTGAAGCGCTCCGTGCTGAATCTGCCACCAATACCCATCATTACCTACAGGAAAATTTAAAAGAATTAACCGTAGTACTGATTCATGGGAAGATACACAAAGATGAGAAATCTGCCATTATGGCGCAATTTTTCAAAGGTGAGATTGATGTTTTAGTTGCCACCACAGTCATTGAAGTGGGCGTTAATGTCACCAATGCATCACTCATGGTTATTGAAAATTCTGAAAGACTAGGACTTGCACAATTACACCAATTACGTGGCCGTGTAGGGCGAGGTATTGGTGCTAGTATATGTATTTTAATGTATCAGACACCACTCAGTCACAGTGCGTTTGCACGACTTGATACCTTAAGACAAACAAATGACGGCTTTAAAATTGCACAAAAAGACTTAGAGCTTCGTGGCCCTGGCGAGATTCTAGGCACACAGCAAACAGGCATTGCTAATATGAAAATTGCCAATATTGTGCGTGATAGATATTTGCTCAAACAAGTACACTTTTACTCAGAGCAATTTTTAAAATTAGGTAAAGACAAACAACAAGCGCTTATTACTCGTTGGATTACTGATGATAAAAGCCAATATGGCAATACTTAA
- the rpsI gene encoding 30S ribosomal protein S9 yields MVKTETYYATGRRKTSVARVYMTKGKGVFTVNRRPMNEYFGRETSSMIINQPLDTVEMRDKFDFNIMAKGGGDTGQAGAIRLGVTRVLMAYDNDLRGELRKAGFVTRDARIVERKKVGRKKARKSEQFSKR; encoded by the coding sequence ATGGTAAAGACAGAAACTTATTACGCAACAGGCAGAAGAAAGACATCAGTAGCTCGTGTTTATATGACCAAAGGTAAAGGTGTTTTTACAGTTAACAGACGCCCAATGAATGAATACTTTGGACGTGAAACCTCTTCAATGATTATCAATCAACCATTAGATACGGTTGAAATGAGGGATAAGTTTGATTTTAATATCATGGCCAAAGGCGGCGGTGATACAGGTCAAGCTGGTGCAATTAGACTGGGCGTGACTCGTGTATTAATGGCATATGATAATGATTTACGAGGTGAATTACGCAAAGCAGGCTTTGTAACACGTGATGCTAGAATTGTAGAGCGTAAAAAAGTCGGTCGCAAAAAAGCACGTAAGAGCGAGCAGTTCTCCAAGCGTTAA
- a CDS encoding aminodeoxychorismate/anthranilate synthase component II produces MLLMIDNYDSFTYNLVQYFGELGQAVEVYRNDEITIQGIEKLAPEFLVISPGPCTPNEAGISIEAIKHFSKKMPILGVCLGFQAIVQAFGGHIISAKKIMHGKVSSIHHTNKGIFTNLKNPLNATRYHSLVAQQSTLPDCFEITSWTKDNKGKIDEIMGLRHKEFAIEGVQFHPESILTEQGHEMLDSFLTRKTL; encoded by the coding sequence ATGTTACTGATGATTGACAATTACGACTCATTTACCTATAACTTGGTGCAATATTTTGGCGAGTTAGGACAAGCCGTTGAAGTATATCGTAACGATGAAATTACAATACAAGGCATTGAAAAACTTGCGCCTGAATTTTTGGTTATTTCACCAGGTCCTTGTACACCAAATGAGGCAGGGATTTCAATTGAGGCTATTAAGCATTTTTCTAAGAAAATGCCAATTTTAGGGGTTTGCTTAGGGTTTCAGGCTATAGTTCAGGCTTTTGGTGGGCATATTATTAGTGCAAAAAAAATTATGCACGGCAAAGTGTCCAGCATTCATCACACTAACAAAGGTATATTTACAAACCTTAAAAATCCACTCAATGCAACACGCTATCACTCATTAGTAGCGCAACAATCAACCCTACCGGATTGCTTTGAGATTACCTCATGGACGAAGGATAATAAGGGAAAGATAGACGAGATTATGGGTCTTAGACACAAAGAATTTGCTATTGAAGGGGTGCAATTTCACCCAGAATCAATTTTGACTGAACAGGGTCATGAAATGTTGGACAGTTTTTTAACAAGGAAAACTTTATAA
- a CDS encoding rhodanese-like domain-containing protein, giving the protein MEILEFLFADEQMFTTITLILLIALLVGNIVVDKLKKYEDIDTNGAVTLMDGNDLILLDVREKRERKAGYIAGDIHIPLASVKGKLSSLDKRKKILVYCRSGSRSAHIAGLLTRNEFENVYSLKGGFQAWKKAKLPIKT; this is encoded by the coding sequence ATGGAAATACTTGAATTTTTATTTGCTGATGAGCAAATGTTTACAACCATTACACTCATATTATTAATTGCTCTGCTTGTTGGCAATATTGTTGTTGATAAATTAAAAAAATATGAAGATATTGATACCAATGGGGCAGTCACACTCATGGATGGTAACGACCTTATCCTGTTAGACGTTAGGGAGAAAAGGGAGAGAAAGGCGGGGTATATTGCTGGTGATATTCACATTCCACTTGCTAGTGTTAAGGGTAAATTGTCTTCATTGGATAAGCGTAAAAAGATACTAGTATATTGTCGTAGTGGCTCTCGTTCAGCACATATTGCTGGATTATTAACACGTAATGAGTTTGAAAATGTATACAGTTTAAAAGGTGGTTTTCAGGCATGGAAAAAAGCCAAACTACCCATTAAAACTTAA
- a CDS encoding NAD(P)H-dependent glycerol-3-phosphate dehydrogenase, with protein MSKNLSIIGAGAWGSALAIALYDNFDTIYLHAHTQNEVKTLKPKHPALPTPYPNNIKITCDFSKLQDVKDILIVTPSYAFSEVLEKIKPLINGTHQIAWGTKGFDTAKRCFLHESFERIFPNRNGCIISGPSFAFEVATNKPTALVVASVDKNTRNYFAKLIQTNTLRAYTNADIVGVEIGGSVKNILAIAAGIAAGLGYGINTQAALITRGLAEMSRLGISLGAKNSTFVGLSGLGDLVLTCSDDLSRNRRFGKELAFNHSIKNALANVGSTVEGLNTLELILSIANKEQVEMPICEQVYQVTQGKLTPTEAVNYLMSREQTNE; from the coding sequence ATGAGTAAAAACCTCAGTATTATTGGTGCCGGCGCTTGGGGGAGTGCTCTAGCCATTGCCCTTTATGATAATTTTGATACAATTTATCTACACGCCCACACTCAAAACGAAGTCAAAACATTAAAACCAAAACATCCTGCACTACCTACACCCTATCCTAATAATATAAAAATTACCTGTGATTTTTCTAAATTACAGGACGTCAAAGATATACTAATTGTTACACCTAGTTATGCATTTTCTGAGGTATTAGAAAAAATAAAACCGCTCATTAATGGCACTCATCAAATTGCTTGGGGCACTAAGGGTTTTGATACCGCCAAGAGATGTTTTTTACATGAAAGTTTTGAGCGTATATTCCCTAATCGCAATGGTTGTATTATCTCTGGACCAAGTTTTGCTTTTGAAGTAGCAACGAATAAGCCTACTGCATTAGTCGTGGCATCCGTTGATAAGAACACCAGAAACTACTTTGCAAAATTAATACAAACAAATACCCTGCGTGCTTATACCAATGCTGATATTGTCGGTGTGGAAATTGGTGGATCGGTTAAAAATATCTTGGCCATCGCTGCGGGTATCGCTGCGGGATTGGGTTATGGTATTAACACCCAAGCAGCATTGATTACTAGAGGTTTAGCAGAGATGTCGCGCCTAGGAATAAGTCTTGGTGCAAAAAATTCTACCTTTGTTGGTTTGTCTGGTTTGGGAGATTTAGTACTTACTTGTTCAGACGATTTATCTAGAAACAGGAGGTTTGGCAAAGAATTGGCCTTTAATCATAGTATTAAAAATGCATTAGCCAATGTAGGAAGCACGGTTGAAGGTCTTAATACACTTGAGCTCATTTTATCTATTGCCAATAAAGAGCAAGTGGAAATGCCAATTTGTGAACAAGTTTATCAGGTTACTCAAGGTAAGCTAACACCTACTGAAGCAGTCAACTATCTAATGTCTAGAGAGCAAACTAACGAATGA